In Blastopirellula sediminis, the following proteins share a genomic window:
- a CDS encoding ABC transporter permease has translation MRETIQRVLLPVATLLIALAIWQTLVSEAKIPPYLLPSPTEVGAAFWRKGNELWNGTLLTGVAALAGFASAVVIGTLVALLFSQSRLIRLSGYPYAIFFQTVPIVAIAPWIVTLTGYGLPSVIVVATIISLFPIITSTTTGLLSVDRGLDELFRLHRATRWQTLWKLQFPAAIRYLVTGMKSSSGLAVVGAIVGEFFVGYSGTQHGLGYYIRSSSDNLKTDELFAAMICCTLLGVFVFVGINLTERYLLRRWTES, from the coding sequence ATGCGCGAAACGATCCAGCGAGTCTTGTTGCCGGTGGCCACGCTCTTGATTGCGCTGGCGATTTGGCAGACCCTTGTTTCCGAGGCGAAGATTCCTCCCTATTTGCTTCCCAGTCCTACGGAAGTCGGCGCCGCGTTTTGGCGGAAAGGGAACGAGCTTTGGAACGGCACGCTGCTCACCGGCGTGGCGGCGCTGGCCGGCTTCGCTAGTGCGGTGGTTATCGGAACGCTCGTCGCGCTCCTCTTTTCGCAGTCGCGACTGATCCGGCTGAGCGGATACCCTTACGCGATCTTCTTTCAAACCGTGCCGATCGTGGCGATCGCGCCTTGGATCGTGACATTGACCGGCTATGGTCTGCCGAGCGTGATCGTGGTGGCGACGATCATCAGCTTGTTTCCAATCATCACCAGTACGACCACAGGGCTGTTGTCGGTCGATCGCGGCTTGGACGAACTGTTTCGTCTCCATCGCGCGACCCGGTGGCAGACGTTATGGAAGTTGCAATTTCCGGCTGCGATTCGCTACCTGGTGACCGGGATGAAGTCGAGCAGCGGCTTGGCGGTGGTCGGCGCGATCGTCGGCGAATTCTTCGTCGGCTATAGCGGTACGCAACATGGCCTTGGGTATTACATCCGCAGTTCAAGCGACAATCTCAAGACCGATGAGCTGTTTGCGGCGATGATTTGCTGCACGCTCTTGGGAGTCTTCGTCTTTGTCGGGATAAACCTGACGGAACGCTATCTGTTGCGCCGCTGGACCGAGTCGTAG
- a CDS encoding ABC transporter ATP-binding protein — protein MIQLSDVAKSFADQRVIAPTDLTIERGQFVSLVGPSGCGKSTLLRLIAGLEQVTSGQVTIDQQPPEKTQTAFVFQDPTLLPWRTTQDNIRLPLELLGQADAQHLAKIPAAIKLVGLRQEDAGKLPRMLSGGMRMRVSLARALVTDPQVLLLDEPFAALDDILRQQLNEELLTIWKDRRWTGVFITHNVAEAVFLSQRVLVMSARPGRIIADVPIAFDAPRNADLRATAEFAAQCGVVSHHLRQGAA, from the coding sequence ATGATCCAACTCTCCGACGTCGCCAAATCGTTCGCCGATCAGCGGGTGATTGCACCGACCGATCTGACGATCGAGCGCGGGCAGTTCGTCTCGCTGGTCGGGCCGTCCGGTTGCGGCAAGTCGACCTTGTTGCGGCTGATCGCGGGGCTCGAACAGGTCACCAGCGGCCAGGTCACGATCGATCAGCAGCCGCCAGAGAAGACGCAGACCGCATTCGTCTTTCAAGATCCGACGCTCCTGCCGTGGCGGACGACGCAGGACAATATCCGCTTGCCGCTTGAGTTGCTCGGTCAGGCCGACGCGCAGCATCTCGCCAAGATCCCTGCCGCGATCAAGCTGGTCGGACTCCGTCAGGAAGACGCCGGCAAGTTGCCGCGGATGCTTTCAGGCGGGATGCGGATGCGGGTGTCGCTGGCGCGAGCGCTGGTGACCGATCCGCAGGTGCTATTGCTTGACGAACCGTTCGCGGCGCTCGACGACATTTTGCGTCAACAACTGAACGAAGAGCTGCTTACCATTTGGAAGGATCGCCGCTGGACCGGCGTCTTTATCACGCACAACGTCGCCGAGGCGGTCTTCCTCAGTCAGCGCGTGCTGGTCATGTCGGCTCGCCCCGGACGTATCATCGCCGATGTGCCGATCGCGTTTGACGCGCCGCGTAACGCCGACTTGCGCGCGACCGCCGAATTCGCCGCTCAGTGCGGCGTCGTTTCGCATCACCTGCGACAAGGAGCGGCGTGA
- a CDS encoding SHD1 domain-containing protein: MRGFLFSLLLLGFAVPATAREWHAREGGFSVKAELVDVRNGAAVLKRDDNGQEISVPLDKLSLEDVRFVHAELERLTKAITGGMSAPAAGAPSSSGFSPPRAPSNEPATSSPAMTPAAANPASPVGSFSAKDDLGNYPTMPRTDAQAPPPATTEQLDWQASADPNPFVFALPQEKTVKSSAPQKSYSLKPQFPEHPSHFVFFEESSKNFFAFHLPTQKLAGSLHFNSSLYQNIAYSVDGHYFAATVRNSATNKLEVQVWSFATGHMVRAFTSGDSVSSLTSVRFVGPDRILIGNASDRSLQCFDIATGRKLCQVSIDHYYQDELLAVSPGGSYAALNSTTDKTVRIYDLRTGIEAGQVGGAGQIPNWAFGKYLSFSPDGEELLLYSNLGSGKHLITWDMRTGQKGVELNFPEDPGRKGTGSSYYSDRPLEWRFDRSGWLISGRVFVERTSPAIVWADTTTKTTTGQGQPRRFVDNDRFLDFNHDADRKLTLTLGEISSETLKSNREMIASGATAFDQGLPPLTPIVDDRIQEIVTDIQWKYQPDAAPTVADGTLHDGARVLANFPQLGHMYVCRPSNRALIGLREPEESRRLRNMSIIDEQYFDLVDLKTGKPLMRTKLPFATQLMAIAPTGDWAAFADKDNKERVDLFDLTTGKPAVAFRPFQNSRGQIAALEFGSGNSTLWVLSVDGELTQWKLPECRVVARRMYGKSTRLQSSPSGRTLCVASPQKMELLDADSGAMLGTLASPGVEKFTAAGKLAFSDDGRKLVMACYVGEDAQRILVWDLVANNVEKSFPFPYKPLDISWGSDDVVLVRVLSRIKELTVAAHLVAIHLPSERIGWNYLLPFGAVGFRGSDGRQWYVAGDTNQTDSTVRAVQLPQPEDAELIDDLQPLAPMLASGDRLGIRVDAEVPTLDLQRNNLAKELQDLFVAKALNAGYNPDPDAQYVLTIEVREKLTPESLRLRVIGQLFVESIQVTEVVGALRITNGDGKLVWTDEIREKTHADLITRGIPPGARLSEYFRVQQWKNVLKWLADVKVPAAIFDSSSVTGAGVSVMTVNGLEVRQNLTIPVNEPVDKSI, translated from the coding sequence GTGCGCGGGTTTCTCTTTTCCCTTCTCTTGCTTGGTTTTGCCGTCCCTGCGACAGCCCGTGAGTGGCATGCGCGCGAAGGAGGCTTTTCGGTCAAAGCGGAACTGGTCGACGTTCGAAATGGCGCCGCCGTTTTAAAGCGGGACGACAACGGGCAAGAGATCTCGGTGCCGCTCGACAAGCTGAGCCTGGAAGACGTGCGCTTCGTCCACGCAGAGCTCGAACGACTCACCAAAGCGATCACCGGCGGCATGTCGGCGCCAGCTGCCGGAGCGCCTTCCTCCTCTGGTTTTTCGCCGCCGCGCGCGCCGAGCAATGAACCGGCGACTTCCTCACCGGCGATGACGCCGGCCGCCGCCAACCCGGCGTCGCCTGTCGGTTCGTTCTCGGCGAAGGACGACCTGGGAAATTATCCGACGATGCCGCGGACCGACGCACAAGCGCCGCCGCCGGCGACTACCGAGCAACTCGATTGGCAAGCTTCGGCCGATCCTAATCCGTTCGTGTTTGCGCTTCCGCAAGAGAAGACCGTCAAATCGAGTGCGCCGCAGAAAAGTTATTCGCTTAAACCGCAATTCCCCGAGCACCCGAGCCATTTCGTTTTCTTTGAAGAAAGCTCGAAGAACTTTTTCGCGTTCCATCTGCCGACGCAGAAGCTGGCTGGCTCGCTTCACTTCAATTCGTCGCTCTATCAAAACATCGCTTATAGTGTTGATGGTCACTACTTCGCCGCTACGGTTCGCAACTCTGCAACCAACAAACTCGAAGTTCAAGTCTGGTCGTTTGCAACCGGCCACATGGTTCGTGCGTTCACTTCCGGCGACTCGGTCAGTTCTTTAACTTCGGTCCGTTTTGTCGGCCCGGACCGGATTCTGATTGGCAATGCGAGCGACCGTTCGCTCCAATGTTTTGATATCGCGACCGGCCGCAAGCTTTGCCAAGTATCGATCGACCACTACTATCAAGACGAATTGCTGGCCGTCAGTCCTGGCGGTTCTTACGCCGCACTCAACTCCACAACGGACAAGACCGTGCGCATCTACGATTTGCGTACCGGGATCGAAGCGGGACAGGTCGGCGGCGCCGGGCAAATCCCTAACTGGGCGTTTGGAAAATACCTGAGCTTTTCTCCCGATGGAGAAGAGCTGCTCCTCTACTCCAACCTTGGCAGCGGCAAACATCTGATTACCTGGGACATGCGAACGGGTCAAAAAGGGGTAGAGCTGAACTTTCCCGAAGATCCAGGCCGCAAGGGAACCGGCAGTTCTTACTACAGCGATCGACCGCTGGAATGGCGTTTCGATCGGAGCGGCTGGTTGATTTCCGGCAGGGTGTTCGTCGAGCGGACCTCACCGGCGATTGTCTGGGCCGATACGACGACCAAAACCACCACCGGTCAGGGGCAGCCGCGACGCTTCGTCGATAACGACCGCTTTCTCGACTTCAATCACGACGCCGATCGCAAACTGACATTGACGCTGGGAGAGATTTCCAGCGAAACGTTGAAATCGAATCGCGAAATGATCGCCAGCGGCGCGACTGCCTTTGATCAAGGTTTGCCGCCGCTGACCCCGATCGTCGATGACCGAATCCAGGAGATCGTCACCGACATTCAATGGAAGTATCAACCCGATGCGGCGCCGACGGTAGCCGACGGAACGCTGCATGACGGCGCCCGAGTCTTGGCGAACTTTCCGCAATTGGGGCACATGTATGTGTGCCGCCCTTCCAATCGCGCCTTGATTGGCCTGCGCGAACCGGAGGAGAGTCGTCGCTTGCGAAACATGTCGATCATCGACGAGCAATACTTCGACCTGGTCGATTTGAAAACCGGCAAGCCGCTGATGCGGACGAAGCTGCCGTTCGCAACCCAGTTGATGGCGATCGCGCCAACCGGCGATTGGGCGGCGTTCGCCGACAAGGACAACAAAGAGCGGGTCGATCTCTTCGATCTGACGACCGGCAAACCGGCGGTCGCGTTTCGTCCGTTTCAAAACAGTCGCGGCCAGATCGCGGCGCTGGAGTTCGGTTCGGGCAATTCGACCCTGTGGGTCCTTTCGGTTGACGGCGAACTGACGCAGTGGAAACTGCCGGAATGTCGCGTCGTTGCGCGACGGATGTACGGCAAATCGACCCGTCTGCAATCCTCGCCCAGCGGTCGCACGCTTTGCGTCGCCTCGCCGCAGAAGATGGAATTGCTGGACGCCGACTCGGGCGCGATGTTGGGAACGCTCGCCAGTCCAGGGGTCGAAAAATTCACCGCGGCCGGCAAGTTGGCCTTTTCCGACGACGGCCGCAAGCTGGTCATGGCTTGCTACGTCGGCGAAGACGCTCAGCGGATTCTCGTTTGGGATCTGGTCGCCAACAACGTGGAGAAGTCGTTCCCGTTTCCTTACAAGCCGCTTGATATCTCGTGGGGATCGGACGACGTGGTGCTGGTTCGCGTCCTTTCCCGGATCAAAGAATTGACCGTCGCCGCCCACCTGGTCGCGATTCACTTGCCGTCGGAGCGGATCGGTTGGAATTATTTGCTACCGTTCGGGGCCGTCGGATTCCGTGGGTCGGACGGACGGCAGTGGTACGTCGCCGGCGATACGAATCAAACCGACTCAACGGTTCGCGCCGTTCAATTGCCGCAGCCGGAAGACGCCGAGTTGATCGACGATCTGCAGCCGCTGGCTCCGATGTTAGCGAGCGGCGATCGTCTCGGGATTCGCGTCGACGCGGAAGTTCCCACGCTTGACTTGCAACGTAACAACCTGGCGAAAGAGCTGCAGGACCTCTTCGTCGCTAAAGCTCTGAATGCCGGTTACAATCCCGATCCTGACGCGCAGTACGTCCTGACGATTGAAGTGCGAGAGAAACTGACGCCGGAGTCGCTCCGTCTGCGGGTAATCGGTCAGCTTTTCGTCGAATCAATCCAGGTTACCGAAGTGGTCGGCGCGCTGCGCATCACCAATGGAGACGGCAAGCTGGTCTGGACCGACGAGATTCGGGAAAAGACGCATGCCGATTTGATCACTCGCGGCATTCCCCCAGGGGCCCGCTTGTCCGAATACTTCCGTGTTCAGCAATGGAAAAACGTGCTGAAATGGCTTGCCGACGTGAAGGTCCCGGCGGCGATCTTCGACTCCAGCTCCGTTACCGGCGCCGGCGTCTCGGTGATGACGGTCAACGGCCTGGAGGTGCGGCAGAACTTGACGATCCCGGTCAATGAGCCGGTCGACAAGTCGATCTAA